A window from Aliamphritea hakodatensis encodes these proteins:
- the hisI gene encoding phosphoribosyl-AMP cyclohydrolase — translation MHNQYFLALENAAAGHRVSLDELLEQLAFNQDGLIPVITQCADTCQVLMQAWMNAESLRKTLATGHVTYWSRSRNQLWEKGLTSGHTQELLELRTDCDGDSLLCLVRQNGPACHTGRSGCFYFSMKPQSDQAAVLESRPD, via the coding sequence ATGCATAATCAATACTTTTTAGCGCTGGAAAATGCCGCCGCAGGACACCGCGTGTCACTGGATGAATTGCTTGAGCAACTCGCTTTCAATCAGGATGGGCTGATCCCGGTAATCACTCAGTGTGCCGATACTTGTCAGGTGCTGATGCAGGCATGGATGAATGCTGAATCGCTGCGTAAAACCCTGGCAACAGGCCATGTGACATACTGGAGCCGGAGCCGGAATCAGCTGTGGGAGAAAGGCCTTACCAGCGGCCATACTCAGGAACTGCTGGAGTTGCGCACTGACTGTGACGGCGACAGCCTGCTGTGTCTGGTCAGGCAAAACGGACCTGCCTGCCATACCGGGCGCTCCGGTTGTTTTTATTTTTCAATGAAGCCTCAGTCTGATCAGGCTGCCGTGCTGGAATCCAGGCCGGATTAA
- a CDS encoding AAA family ATPase: MNTNAVLQETDQLNDGLIPYLKAHMNARIVGQERFVERLLMALFADGHILLEGAPGLAKTKAVNALAEAIDCDARRIQFTPDLLPSDLTGTDIYRPEQQSFTFQEGPLFNSLILADEINRAPAKVQSALLEAMAERQITVGGKTYPLPALFLVMATQNPIEQEGTYPLPEAQLDRFLLHVNIDFPSAAAEREILRIVHGEARGEVTKPQRLISAEEIFAARQQALETHASESLLQYIIQIIQATRRPFMYGEDMVDVISYGASPRSTIALDRCARVHAWMRGSEFVTPMDVQAVVHDVLRHRIILSFEAQADGKTADEFISTLIDRVPVS; this comes from the coding sequence ATGAATACTAATGCTGTACTGCAGGAAACGGATCAGTTGAATGATGGACTGATCCCCTACCTGAAAGCCCATATGAACGCCCGGATTGTGGGGCAGGAACGGTTTGTTGAACGCCTGTTAATGGCACTGTTTGCCGACGGTCACATTCTGCTTGAAGGCGCGCCGGGGCTGGCAAAAACCAAGGCCGTTAATGCCCTGGCGGAAGCCATCGACTGCGATGCGCGCCGGATTCAGTTCACCCCGGATCTGCTGCCCAGTGACCTGACCGGCACGGACATCTACCGGCCGGAACAGCAGAGTTTCACCTTTCAGGAAGGGCCGCTGTTTAACAGTCTGATTCTGGCGGATGAGATCAACCGGGCACCGGCCAAGGTGCAGTCGGCACTGCTGGAAGCGATGGCTGAAAGGCAAATCACAGTGGGTGGCAAAACCTATCCGTTACCGGCGCTCTTTCTGGTCATGGCCACGCAGAACCCGATTGAACAGGAAGGAACCTATCCGCTGCCGGAAGCTCAGCTGGACCGCTTTCTGCTGCATGTAAATATTGATTTCCCCAGCGCTGCAGCTGAACGGGAAATTTTGCGCATTGTTCACGGTGAGGCCCGGGGCGAAGTGACAAAACCTCAGCGGCTGATTAGCGCTGAAGAAATTTTTGCTGCCCGCCAGCAGGCACTGGAGACCCATGCGTCTGAATCCCTGCTGCAATACATTATTCAGATTATTCAGGCGACCCGCCGGCCGTTCATGTATGGCGAAGATATGGTGGATGTCATCAGTTACGGCGCCAGTCCGCGGAGTACTATCGCGCTGGATCGCTGTGCCCGGGTACACGCCTGGATGCGGGGCTCTGAGTTTGTCACGCCGATGGATGTGCAGGCGGTGGTTCATGATGTTTTGCGCCACCGTATCATCCTCAGTTTTGAAGCCCAGGCCGACGGTAAAACTGCCGATGAGTTCATTTCCACCCTGATCGACCGTGTGCCGGTGAGCTGA
- a CDS encoding HAMP domain-containing sensor histidine kinase has product MPLANITAGSAFRVAVQLLAVFIVMLLVAGTVLVSAVTNTLENETRAQLEEEALLFEDIYDAEGTPGLTKTIEELGRQSVLFDHALGLFDEDQVHLAGQVSLMPDFVGWRKTRLTLADSQPDKEQNYHARVIQLNSMTLVIGRSTAHIDAARIQLIFWLLVTGVFLSLGALILGYLASRRSYRKLQRMGQILKAIAAGDMSARIPVSEKPDQIDLIALQMNAQLQHLATLVNGIQATATAIAHDLKTPLSHAQIALYEAGDKCDRGEDPEQEISQALSKLEQLNQTFDTILRISRIQAHTDRSSFATVELYGLVEKIHDLLEPGAQDAGIRLTVMPQQQAELKLYCDAGMIQQLLINLLTNAITHCPSGSHVQISAMQQGDGVMLTVEDNGPGIPEDERDAVFKPFSRLSQSRTTPGNGLGLALVKAIADAHQARISLADAGPGLTIRILFPKLVP; this is encoded by the coding sequence GTGCCCCTCGCTAATATTACCGCCGGATCAGCATTTCGGGTTGCGGTTCAGCTGCTGGCGGTATTCATCGTCATGTTACTGGTGGCCGGCACTGTGCTGGTTTCCGCCGTGACCAATACCCTTGAAAATGAAACCCGGGCCCAGCTTGAAGAAGAAGCCCTGCTGTTTGAAGACATTTACGACGCAGAGGGCACCCCCGGGCTTACCAAAACCATCGAAGAACTCGGCAGGCAGTCGGTATTGTTTGACCATGCACTGGGGCTGTTCGATGAAGACCAGGTACATCTGGCCGGCCAGGTAAGCCTGATGCCGGACTTTGTTGGTTGGCGCAAAACCCGTCTGACGTTAGCAGATTCTCAGCCTGATAAAGAACAGAATTACCATGCCCGGGTGATACAGCTGAACAGCATGACCCTGGTCATCGGGCGAAGCACGGCGCACATTGATGCCGCCAGAATTCAGCTGATTTTCTGGTTGCTGGTCACCGGGGTGTTCCTGTCTCTGGGGGCTTTAATTCTTGGTTATCTGGCCAGCCGCCGTTCTTACCGTAAATTGCAGCGCATGGGGCAGATTCTGAAAGCCATCGCTGCCGGTGATATGAGCGCCCGGATTCCCGTTTCAGAAAAGCCCGATCAGATAGACTTGATCGCCTTGCAGATGAATGCTCAGCTGCAGCATCTGGCAACACTGGTGAACGGTATTCAGGCCACTGCCACTGCCATTGCCCATGATCTTAAAACGCCTTTATCACATGCTCAGATTGCCCTTTATGAAGCCGGCGATAAGTGTGACCGGGGTGAAGATCCCGAACAGGAAATCAGTCAGGCGCTGAGTAAGCTGGAACAGCTGAACCAGACCTTTGATACCATTTTGCGGATTTCCCGTATTCAGGCCCACACCGACCGCAGCAGCTTTGCGACGGTTGAACTGTACGGTCTGGTGGAAAAAATCCATGACCTGCTGGAACCCGGTGCTCAGGACGCCGGAATCCGGCTGACTGTTATGCCTCAGCAGCAGGCTGAGCTGAAACTGTATTGCGATGCAGGCATGATTCAGCAACTGCTGATTAACCTGCTGACCAATGCCATTACCCATTGTCCGTCAGGCAGCCATGTGCAAATCAGCGCGATGCAGCAGGGTGATGGCGTGATGCTGACGGTAGAAGATAACGGTCCGGGGATTCCTGAAGATGAGCGTGATGCGGTTTTCAAACCCTTTAGTCGCCTCAGCCAGTCCCGCACAACACCGGGTAACGGGCTGGGTCTGGCGCTGGTGAAAGCCATTGCGGATGCCCATCAGGCCCGTATATCCCTGGCGGATGCCGGGCCGGGCCTGACAATCCGGATACTGTTTCCAAAGTTGGTTCCTTAG
- the folE2 gene encoding GTP cyclohydrolase FolE2, with amino-acid sequence MNASLPDTARHLLPSHSHSLDWVGMENIRLPLQILTSDSAQEAIPVTASADLGIDLPGGEGARKGIHMSRLYHALMALTEAPLTVPAVLHCLQACVHSHEDCHSDQAALTLRFDLLLSRPALLTKQAAGWQGYGVELSASTDKDGYATLSATVEVAYSSTCPCSAALSRQALSEHFNDAFAGDFRPDIAEVSQWLMKEGSVATPHSQRSVARVSVGVPVGVPGRASNFGLITLIDRIESALQTPVQTFVKRADEQAFALRNGSNLMYVEDASRRILDAVCEYSLATVQVRHFESLHGHDAVAKAHWTAPGLSAQPANKEVRR; translated from the coding sequence TTGAACGCCTCTCTGCCGGATACTGCCCGCCATCTGTTACCATCCCACAGCCACTCTCTGGACTGGGTGGGTATGGAAAATATCAGACTGCCCTTACAAATACTGACCTCTGATTCCGCGCAGGAAGCCATTCCTGTGACCGCGTCGGCTGATCTGGGAATCGATCTTCCCGGAGGGGAAGGTGCACGCAAAGGCATCCATATGTCCCGGCTATACCATGCCCTGATGGCGCTGACGGAAGCGCCACTGACTGTGCCGGCGGTACTGCACTGTTTACAGGCATGTGTGCACAGCCATGAAGACTGTCACTCAGATCAGGCGGCGCTTACGCTGCGGTTTGATTTATTATTGTCACGTCCTGCGTTGCTGACTAAACAGGCGGCAGGTTGGCAGGGCTACGGTGTAGAGTTGTCTGCCAGTACGGATAAAGACGGCTATGCCACCCTGTCTGCGACGGTTGAAGTTGCCTATTCCTCAACCTGTCCCTGCTCGGCGGCGCTGTCCCGTCAGGCGCTGAGTGAACATTTTAATGATGCCTTTGCCGGTGACTTCCGGCCTGATATTGCTGAAGTCAGCCAGTGGCTGATGAAAGAAGGCAGTGTCGCCACACCACACAGCCAGCGCAGTGTGGCGCGGGTGTCGGTCGGAGTGCCGGTCGGAGTGCCGGGGCGGGCGTCAAATTTTGGTTTGATAACGCTGATTGACCGGATTGAGTCCGCCTTGCAAACCCCGGTGCAGACCTTTGTGAAACGCGCCGATGAACAGGCTTTTGCACTGCGTAACGGCAGCAATCTGATGTATGTGGAAGATGCCAGCCGGCGGATTCTCGATGCCGTGTGTGAGTATTCGTTGGCAACCGTGCAGGTGCGTCATTTTGAAAGTTTGCACGGGCATGATGCGGTAGCTAAAGCTCACTGGACAGCGCCCGGCCTGAGCGCACAACCGGCTAATAAAGAGGTTCGCAGATGA
- a CDS encoding response regulator, whose amino-acid sequence MKILLAEDDVVNAEYIRKGLIEKGFVVDWVTDGREALTYCLYNRCDLFIADRMLPGMDGLSVVKALRASGSQLPVIFLTAMSDVDDKVEGLLAGGDDYMVKPFHFSELLARITVLSRRPGESTEKTELVVHDLKLDLLTRMAERQGQHIELKNKEFALLELLMENANRVVSKTIILEKVWDLNFDPGTTAVETHISKLRQKVDKPFAEQLIHTVRNMGYSLRAPR is encoded by the coding sequence ATGAAAATTTTGCTGGCTGAAGATGATGTCGTCAACGCTGAGTACATTCGCAAAGGGCTGATCGAAAAGGGCTTTGTAGTGGACTGGGTGACCGATGGCAGGGAAGCCCTGACCTATTGCCTGTATAACCGGTGCGATCTGTTCATTGCTGACCGGATGCTGCCGGGCATGGACGGACTGTCGGTGGTTAAGGCATTGCGGGCGTCCGGCAGCCAGCTGCCGGTGATCTTTCTCACGGCCATGTCCGATGTGGACGACAAAGTGGAAGGGCTGCTGGCCGGCGGCGATGACTATATGGTTAAGCCGTTTCACTTTTCAGAATTGCTGGCGCGGATCACCGTGCTGTCCCGGCGTCCGGGTGAAAGTACCGAAAAAACTGAGCTGGTGGTACATGACCTGAAACTGGATCTGCTGACCCGGATGGCCGAACGGCAGGGGCAGCACATTGAACTTAAGAACAAAGAGTTTGCCCTGCTTGAATTACTGATGGAAAACGCCAACAGGGTGGTCAGTAAAACCATCATTCTGGAAAAAGTCTGGGATCTGAATTTTGACCCGGGTACCACCGCAGTAGAAACCCATATCAGTAAGTTGCGCCAGAAAGTGGATAAGCCATTTGCTGAGCAACTGATCCATACCGTCCGTAATATGGGATACAGCCTCCGTGCCCCTCGCTAA
- a CDS encoding VWA domain-containing protein — protein sequence MITFIWPLAFLLLPLPLLARRYLKPVAAGTGGALRVPFYARFSVQQTSAAGAAGQSLWRLLMAWSIWGLLVTALARPALVGEEVPLPAQGRDLMMAIDLSGSMQEEDLTRGGQRATRLAVVKQAADDFLRRREGDRVGLVLFSDRAYLQAPLTFDREAVRELLGQAQVGLTGQKTAIGDAIAIAAKRLKDRAEDSRVLVLLTDGANNEGVMDPLQAAALAKKLGIRIYTIGVGADAVQVNTVFGRQVVNPSQGLDETSLRDIAAMTGGEYFRATDEQGLASIYRAIDRLEPVSGEPVYVRPEVALYFWPAGIALGLTALLAVLSLLVGGVLSVNRVNRAEVQ from the coding sequence ATGATTACCTTTATATGGCCGCTGGCCTTTCTGTTATTACCGCTGCCGTTGCTTGCCCGCCGGTATCTGAAACCGGTGGCTGCAGGTACTGGCGGGGCATTGCGCGTGCCATTTTATGCCCGCTTTTCGGTGCAGCAGACCTCTGCTGCCGGTGCAGCGGGTCAGAGCCTGTGGCGCTTGCTGATGGCCTGGAGTATCTGGGGATTACTGGTGACTGCACTGGCGCGGCCGGCACTGGTGGGGGAAGAGGTTCCGTTGCCGGCACAGGGAAGGGATCTGATGATGGCCATCGACCTGTCCGGTTCAATGCAAGAGGAAGATCTGACCCGTGGCGGACAGCGGGCAACCCGGCTGGCTGTGGTGAAACAGGCGGCGGATGATTTTCTCCGGCGGCGGGAAGGTGACCGTGTCGGCCTGGTGCTGTTTTCTGACCGGGCGTATCTGCAGGCGCCGTTAACCTTTGACCGTGAAGCTGTCCGGGAACTGCTGGGTCAGGCACAGGTGGGGCTGACCGGCCAGAAAACCGCCATTGGCGATGCGATAGCCATTGCTGCCAAACGCCTGAAAGACAGGGCCGAAGACAGTCGGGTGCTGGTGTTGCTGACCGACGGTGCCAACAACGAAGGTGTTATGGACCCCCTGCAGGCGGCTGCGCTGGCTAAAAAACTCGGTATCCGGATTTATACCATTGGTGTGGGAGCGGATGCCGTGCAGGTGAATACTGTGTTTGGCCGGCAGGTGGTCAACCCTTCACAGGGTCTGGATGAAACAAGTCTGCGTGACATTGCTGCCATGACCGGCGGTGAATATTTCCGGGCGACCGATGAACAGGGGCTGGCCAGCATTTACCGGGCCATTGACCGGCTGGAGCCAGTCAGCGGTGAGCCGGTATATGTACGGCCGGAAGTCGCCCTGTATTTCTGGCCGGCGGGGATCGCGCTGGGGCTGACGGCACTCTTGGCTGTACTCAGCCTGTTAGTCGGCGGTGTGCTGAGTGTAAACCGGGTTAACCGTGCGGAGGTTCAGTGA
- a CDS encoding DUF1826 domain-containing protein — MTAALALPAQPAHVCSGNQPVILSEIYRPELNLVYWQRQAEQAVLNYARFLAGSECHFTSKSSVLSEPEVADWLNDVLPEHPDKAAFTEDVALLADMFSCLFDLPRIGVRLQVLQQAMCPKFHVDKVPCRLVTTYTGATTEWREQAVAGSDTAAEHFVPPYSVVLLKGDGWWQNEGRGIVHRSPAASPEDPRVFLSFDFAN, encoded by the coding sequence ATGACCGCGGCACTGGCTTTGCCTGCACAGCCGGCCCATGTGTGCAGCGGCAACCAGCCGGTTATTCTCAGTGAGATCTACCGGCCGGAACTGAATCTGGTGTACTGGCAGCGGCAGGCTGAACAGGCCGTACTGAACTATGCCCGGTTTCTGGCCGGATCTGAGTGTCATTTCACCAGTAAGTCCAGCGTGCTGTCTGAACCGGAAGTTGCAGACTGGCTGAATGATGTATTGCCGGAGCATCCGGACAAGGCTGCCTTTACTGAGGATGTGGCGCTGCTGGCTGACATGTTCAGTTGTCTGTTTGATCTGCCCCGTATTGGCGTACGCCTGCAGGTCTTGCAGCAGGCCATGTGTCCGAAGTTTCATGTTGATAAGGTGCCCTGCCGGCTGGTAACGACCTATACCGGTGCCACCACCGAATGGCGGGAACAGGCTGTGGCCGGGTCTGATACTGCAGCAGAACACTTCGTCCCACCGTACAGTGTGGTGCTCCTGAAGGGCGATGGCTGGTGGCAAAATGAAGGACGGGGCATTGTTCACCGTTCGCCGGCGGCCAGCCCTGAAGACCCCCGGGTGTTTCTCAGTTTTGATTTTGCCAACTGA
- a CDS encoding DUF4381 domain-containing protein: MESNLTPDVQAQLALLRDISLPEAVSWWPLAPGWWLAAGAVVTLLIAVLVYRYFHRRSLRYIALQELALLRRGAADMHAVELATRLSVLLHRIAMAAGNRESGKLSDGQWREYLCQGRQGMASGIAGFIASAPYRQQDHFPADDEMPDHSSLLDKSEHWIRRHT, from the coding sequence ATGGAATCCAATCTTACACCTGATGTTCAGGCCCAGCTGGCGTTACTGCGGGATATCAGCTTACCGGAAGCGGTTTCATGGTGGCCGCTGGCACCGGGCTGGTGGCTGGCCGCAGGCGCTGTTGTCACGTTACTCATCGCGGTACTGGTGTATCGGTATTTTCACCGGCGCAGCCTGCGGTATATCGCCCTTCAGGAGCTGGCGCTGCTGCGGCGCGGGGCCGCTGATATGCATGCGGTTGAGCTGGCGACCCGTTTATCAGTACTGCTGCATCGGATCGCCATGGCGGCGGGTAACCGGGAATCGGGCAAACTCAGTGACGGGCAATGGCGTGAGTATTTGTGTCAGGGCAGGCAGGGGATGGCATCCGGGATTGCCGGGTTTATTGCCAGTGCGCCGTACCGTCAGCAGGATCATTTTCCTGCAGACGATGAAATGCCGGATCACAGCAGCCTGCTGGATAAAAGCGAGCACTGGATCAGGAGGCATACATGA
- a CDS encoding DUF58 domain-containing protein, whose product MQQTQAVAPGIELSKKELIQMRPPRRATGFAPSGPVQTHQWGTNRSAFLGQGMEFAESRIYQPGDDVKNIDWCVTARTGQAHTKLFQAERERPVYLLLDLRSMMQFGSRVRFKSHLAAEVAAKLAWIGHDGGDRIGALILGRNNIHSFRSARTRGSVLQFLDTVARETRQQGMADEAGLQETSLSDGLRRLRQICRPGSMVFVISDFADLDSACEREMKYLAGRTHMINIQISDPLDSALPATAGRISNGRDTLQLNRLGQQALQDYASAFEYRSQRLKKLSAQHRMVLHQISTPESPASLFSPRPARS is encoded by the coding sequence ATGCAACAGACACAAGCTGTCGCGCCGGGCATTGAGCTCAGTAAAAAAGAACTGATTCAGATGCGACCGCCGCGGAGAGCAACCGGCTTTGCACCGTCCGGTCCGGTTCAGACCCACCAGTGGGGCACTAACCGCTCGGCATTTCTTGGTCAGGGAATGGAGTTTGCTGAGTCGCGTATATATCAGCCGGGGGATGACGTTAAAAATATCGACTGGTGTGTCACTGCCCGCACCGGGCAGGCCCATACCAAGCTGTTTCAGGCAGAGCGGGAACGGCCGGTATACCTCCTGCTGGACCTGCGCAGCATGATGCAGTTCGGTTCCCGGGTGCGCTTTAAATCACATCTGGCAGCTGAAGTTGCCGCAAAACTTGCCTGGATTGGCCACGACGGCGGTGACCGGATCGGCGCGCTGATTCTGGGGCGCAACAATATTCACAGTTTCAGATCGGCCCGCACCCGGGGTTCAGTTTTACAGTTTCTCGATACCGTCGCCCGGGAAACCCGGCAACAGGGGATGGCGGATGAAGCCGGGCTGCAGGAAACGTCTTTAAGTGATGGCCTGCGGCGGCTGCGTCAGATCTGCCGGCCCGGCAGCATGGTATTCGTGATCAGTGACTTTGCGGATCTGGATAGCGCCTGTGAACGGGAGATGAAATATCTGGCGGGCCGTACCCACATGATCAACATTCAGATCAGCGATCCGCTGGACTCGGCATTGCCGGCAACTGCAGGACGGATCAGTAATGGCCGGGATACCCTGCAACTGAACCGTCTGGGGCAACAGGCACTGCAAGATTACGCCAGTGCTTTTGAGTATCGCAGCCAGCGACTGAAAAAACTGAGTGCGCAGCACCGCATGGTGTTGCATCAGATCAGTACCCCTGAATCCCCTGCAAGCCTGTTCAGCCCTCGGCCGGCAAGGAGCTAA
- a CDS encoding LysR family transcriptional regulator, producing MDLSFEQLKSMVVFAHVAGRGSFSAAARHMGLSRGVVSYHIKKLERQLGVQLLNRSTRSLSLTDEGRSYYAYCKTITEQAASAQQQMENFRQVPEGLLKITCPVNMGLQIIVPALNEFKQRYPRIELDIVLADQVVNILEEGIDLAIRGAPLADSSLQAVQLAVLKTHICGSPAYFRKHGRPQSPEDLSRHNWVMYQLSPGSLELRKGERSFSIRPQGDISTNNAAARTAFVEGGHGLGRIPAYDAAPKIHGGTLESVLDDYRLNDIEVYGVFAPGAAKTKKLRVLLDFLKLHYAALEHQRLLSV from the coding sequence ATGGATCTCTCTTTTGAACAGCTCAAGAGTATGGTGGTGTTTGCCCACGTAGCAGGCCGGGGCAGTTTCAGCGCGGCTGCCCGTCATATGGGGCTGTCCCGCGGTGTGGTGAGTTATCATATAAAAAAGCTTGAACGCCAGTTAGGCGTGCAATTACTCAACCGCTCAACCCGCTCATTATCTCTGACCGATGAGGGCCGCAGTTATTATGCCTACTGTAAAACCATCACTGAACAGGCCGCTTCAGCACAGCAGCAGATGGAAAACTTCAGACAGGTGCCGGAAGGCTTACTGAAGATTACTTGCCCGGTAAATATGGGGCTGCAGATTATTGTCCCGGCACTGAATGAGTTTAAGCAGCGCTACCCAAGGATTGAGCTTGATATCGTACTGGCGGATCAGGTGGTGAATATTCTGGAAGAAGGCATTGATCTGGCAATCAGGGGGGCACCGCTGGCGGATTCGTCTTTACAGGCAGTGCAGCTGGCGGTGCTGAAAACCCATATCTGCGGCTCGCCGGCTTATTTTCGTAAACATGGCAGGCCACAGTCACCGGAAGATCTCAGCCGCCATAACTGGGTGATGTACCAGCTGTCGCCAGGCAGCCTGGAACTGCGCAAAGGGGAGCGCTCTTTCAGCATCCGGCCGCAGGGGGATATTTCGACCAATAACGCAGCTGCCCGTACCGCGTTTGTTGAAGGCGGCCACGGGCTGGGGCGGATTCCCGCCTATGATGCCGCGCCGAAAATCCACGGTGGCACGCTGGAGTCAGTACTGGATGATTACCGGCTTAACGATATTGAAGTCTACGGAGTGTTTGCGCCGGGCGCTGCGAAAACCAAAAAACTCAGAGTACTGCTGGATTTTCTGAAGTTGCATTATGCCGCTCTGGAACATCAGCGGTTACTGAGTGTGTAA
- a CDS encoding YfdX family protein, whose protein sequence is MKTASTKIALAFTGILAASSVSGLAMAGQSKAATQESAAVYVIESIKIPGHAKSVLSDTRAARVALFEGQTDAAIDLVQKALETFDAGVADYAVELDGDAGFGIPVDSSVEFNEGFQPTESNAKVINQAGQLAQQGDSQAAVKTMIEGGIELDFKYAMLPVAPTVVSLNNALDDLQDGSFYEANIALKAIETSLVIEDYGVADTPKQGFAWETISKS, encoded by the coding sequence ATGAAAACAGCCTCTACAAAAATCGCATTAGCATTCACCGGCATTCTGGCCGCCAGCAGTGTTTCCGGTCTGGCCATGGCTGGCCAGAGCAAAGCGGCTACTCAGGAGAGTGCGGCGGTATATGTGATCGAAAGTATCAAGATTCCAGGCCATGCTAAGTCGGTTTTATCTGATACCCGTGCTGCCCGTGTGGCCCTGTTTGAAGGCCAGACGGATGCTGCTATCGATCTGGTACAGAAGGCGCTGGAGACCTTTGATGCCGGTGTGGCCGATTACGCGGTTGAGCTGGATGGTGATGCCGGTTTCGGTATTCCCGTCGACAGTTCGGTGGAGTTCAACGAAGGCTTCCAGCCCACTGAATCAAACGCAAAAGTCATTAATCAGGCCGGGCAACTGGCGCAGCAGGGTGACTCGCAGGCCGCGGTTAAAACCATGATTGAAGGCGGCATTGAACTGGACTTTAAATACGCCATGCTGCCGGTCGCCCCGACCGTTGTCAGCCTGAATAACGCGCTGGATGATCTGCAGGATGGCAGCTTCTACGAAGCAAACATCGCCCTCAAAGCAATTGAGACCTCTCTGGTAATCGAAGACTACGGTGTGGCAGACACGCCGAAGCAGGGCTTCGCCTGGGAAACCATCAGTAAATCTTAA
- a CDS encoding type 1 glutamine amidotransferase domain-containing protein — MSQLNILMVLTSHSELGNTGEKTGFWVEEFAAPYYVFADAGVNITLASPTGGQPPVDPKSELPDFQTDATRRFAQDETAQQLLAATLPLGDIKADDYDGIFFPGGHGPLWDLTEDQHSIALIEAMIRSNKPVSAVCHASAVLLHAKDATGTAVVKDRAVTGFSNSEEAAVQLTDIVPFLLEDALLAAGAEYQKAEDWHAFAVQDGLIITGQNPASSELVAEKLLGHLDG; from the coding sequence ATGTCACAGTTAAATATTCTTATGGTGCTAACTTCCCACTCTGAACTGGGCAATACCGGCGAGAAAACCGGCTTCTGGGTAGAAGAGTTCGCCGCACCTTACTATGTGTTTGCGGATGCCGGCGTAAATATCACCCTTGCATCACCCACCGGTGGTCAGCCGCCGGTTGATCCTAAAAGTGAACTCCCGGACTTCCAGACTGATGCCACCCGGCGCTTCGCTCAGGATGAAACGGCTCAACAACTACTGGCAGCCACTCTGCCCCTCGGCGATATCAAAGCTGATGATTACGACGGGATATTTTTCCCCGGTGGTCACGGTCCGCTGTGGGATCTGACAGAAGATCAGCATTCAATTGCGCTGATTGAAGCCATGATCCGCAGCAACAAGCCGGTTTCCGCCGTCTGCCATGCCAGCGCCGTATTACTGCATGCAAAAGATGCCACCGGTACGGCAGTGGTTAAAGACCGGGCGGTCACCGGCTTCAGTAACAGTGAAGAAGCGGCTGTACAGTTAACCGACATCGTTCCGTTTTTACTGGAAGATGCATTACTCGCTGCCGGTGCGGAATATCAGAAAGCCGAAGACTGGCACGCCTTTGCCGTACAGGATGGTCTGATCATTACCGGCCAGAACCCTGCAAGTTCTGAACTGGTTGCTGAAAAATTACTGGGACATCTGGACGGCTGA